One region of Luteolibacter yonseiensis genomic DNA includes:
- a CDS encoding aspartate kinase, translating into MALIVQKYGGTSVGTIDRIRNVAARMKRTRDEGNQVLAVVSAMSGVTDNLIKMAKEISENPSERELDVLLATGEQQSIALVSMALQELGVDSASITGRQAGIMTTGSHTRGRILNMDPTLMQRFLDEGKSLVVAGFQGVTPDGMIHTLGRGGSDLTAIAVAAALKADVCQILTDVDGVYTCDPRIVKNARKLPEISYDEMLEMASSGSKVMQSRSVEFAKKFGVVFEVRSSLNDNPGTLVLEEHPNMENVVIRGVSIERSQARVTITGIPDEPGMSGRILGALGDAEINLDMIVSNIAHDGFARHSFTMHSSDLGKAQAALKPVLADLAPTAKIETEAGIAKLSAVGIGMRSHSGVAATMFKALGDADINIGMISTSEIKIAVTVEEPRIEDAARAVHDAFGLDKVPA; encoded by the coding sequence ATGGCACTCATCGTTCAAAAATACGGCGGCACGTCCGTCGGCACCATCGATCGCATCCGCAATGTCGCCGCGCGTATGAAACGCACGCGCGACGAGGGAAATCAGGTCCTCGCCGTCGTCTCCGCGATGTCCGGCGTCACCGACAACCTGATCAAGATGGCGAAGGAAATTTCCGAAAACCCATCCGAGCGCGAGCTGGACGTGCTTCTCGCCACAGGCGAGCAACAATCGATTGCTCTGGTTTCCATGGCATTGCAGGAACTCGGCGTGGACTCCGCGTCCATCACCGGTCGCCAGGCGGGCATCATGACCACCGGCTCCCACACGCGTGGCCGCATCCTGAACATGGATCCCACCCTGATGCAGCGCTTTCTGGATGAGGGCAAATCCCTCGTGGTCGCCGGTTTCCAAGGAGTCACTCCGGATGGCATGATCCACACCCTGGGCCGTGGAGGTTCCGACCTCACCGCCATCGCCGTGGCCGCCGCGCTCAAGGCGGATGTCTGCCAGATCCTCACCGATGTGGACGGCGTCTACACCTGCGACCCCCGCATCGTCAAAAACGCCCGCAAGCTGCCGGAGATCTCCTATGACGAAATGCTGGAAATGGCGTCGTCCGGCTCCAAGGTCATGCAATCCCGCTCCGTCGAATTCGCGAAAAAATTCGGCGTCGTTTTCGAAGTCCGCTCCTCACTCAACGACAATCCCGGAACCCTCGTGTTAGAAGAACATCCCAACATGGAAAACGTCGTCATCCGCGGCGTATCGATCGAGCGCTCGCAAGCGCGTGTCACCATCACCGGCATCCCCGACGAGCCCGGCATGTCCGGCCGCATCCTCGGCGCGCTGGGTGATGCGGAGATCAACCTCGACATGATCGTCTCGAACATCGCGCACGACGGCTTCGCCCGCCACTCGTTCACGATGCATTCCAGCGACCTCGGCAAGGCCCAGGCCGCGCTCAAGCCAGTGCTCGCCGATCTCGCGCCCACCGCGAAGATTGAAACCGAGGCCGGCATCGCCAAGCTTTCCGCCGTCGGCATCGGCATGCGTTCCCACTCGGGCGTCGCTGCCACCATGTTCAAGGCGCTCGGCGACGCGGACATCAACATCGGCATGATCTCCACCTCGGAAATCAAGATCGCCGTCACCGTGGAGGAGCCCCGCATCGAAGACGCGGCCCGCGCGGTGCATGATGCGTTCGGGTTGGACAAGGTGCCTGCCTGA
- a CDS encoding response regulator yields MVILLGLTVLVGWHLQYVALLQIRPGYAYMQYSTALGFILCGVALVLTVVWGRSKIAMLCGGCAGLVGLLRCLEHVLGVDLGVGLIVDMLPSFAGRFPIRPAPSTASCFFVCGSTLAALASNISQGEKRVIVWLAGSVVLAMCSMAMFGYVTRLRETLEWGGFAGMAVHTVAGMTMLSLGILLTQMFTAEGRNLREDRWLPVPIVTATATISLILWQSLLIEQQNAAKMAAETVVHSLGIDMEARLEFRLKALQRMAGRWEAAGGLPEGSWRADANTYLREEKIFESIQRVDSALRVRWVMPATGNTGIVGMDLAKDNRWPAAAGLREAAAKRQSVLSPIIRIRQGGWGFVAYVPVSLPSGFDGFTAGVINLEDFLRDIVSEAQGNDYYISIVFDDQLIYSNITKDVVTPRKMAEKSVTFTGRTLRISARPRDKPGLNGGTAHIILFTGLALSAAMGIAVRSQQISKIRAAALQDSYLKLQTTHSLLEAAGRISRLGHWEVMLDGNSPVWSDMTYAIHEVPAGTPVSLDEALAFFAPEGRQIIRNHLQRSIETGELFEYELPLTTRSGNSIWVYSRGEPVSDGNGKVIGLRGVLQDISERHRASELLIQRNIELQAATQKAENADKAKAEFLANMSHEIRTPLNAMIGMSDLLNDTTLEDQQREMVNTVRLSGDILLTLINDILDFSKIEAGRLELERVAVDIHECVESALDIASSLASHKKLDLFYWIDPEVPGCLKGDMTRLRQVLVNLVTNAVKFTEQGEVFVKMTKLGGGGKDLLRVSVRDTGIGIPPDRLHRLFKAFSQVDSSTSRKFGGTGLGLAICYKIVHVMGGRIWVDSVEGHGADFQFEIPLESAGLAKPAIYQRRDLEGVRVLILAQSGTNRWILRERMNAWGMRPKEAADPLEALEWIERGDPFDMVITAGHAPLEDGSGFATRMRELQARRNLPVLVLSATESSRDDAGQGASSHVRVKSVRVSTLFESMKANLPTGRKVRQAVPEEEKLFLSHDHPLKILIAEDNKVNQRVITLVLEKLGYGCEMTENGLEVLEALKRKRFDVLLLDVQMPEMDGLQAAREICRLYPRDERPRIIALTADVSAEDRERCIASGMDDYLSKPVRRDELVKALKVAYRTKCENGAVIEI; encoded by the coding sequence GTGGTGATTCTGCTCGGGCTGACAGTTCTCGTCGGGTGGCATTTGCAATACGTCGCCTTGCTGCAGATAAGGCCGGGTTATGCCTACATGCAGTATTCCACCGCGTTGGGATTCATCCTCTGCGGTGTCGCATTGGTCCTGACTGTGGTATGGGGAAGATCCAAAATCGCGATGCTCTGTGGCGGTTGTGCGGGCCTTGTCGGCCTGCTCCGGTGCCTGGAGCATGTGCTGGGAGTTGATTTGGGCGTGGGACTGATCGTCGACATGCTTCCTTCGTTCGCGGGGCGTTTTCCCATCCGGCCCGCCCCATCGACCGCAAGTTGCTTTTTTGTTTGTGGAAGCACCTTGGCGGCATTGGCTTCAAACATCTCCCAAGGGGAGAAACGGGTGATTGTCTGGCTCGCCGGTTCCGTGGTGCTTGCGATGTGTTCGATGGCGATGTTCGGCTACGTTACGAGGTTGAGGGAAACCCTCGAGTGGGGCGGGTTCGCGGGGATGGCCGTTCACACGGTGGCGGGGATGACAATGCTCAGTCTCGGAATCCTGCTGACACAGATGTTCACCGCGGAAGGGCGGAATCTGAGGGAGGATCGCTGGCTGCCGGTGCCCATCGTCACCGCGACGGCCACGATATCGCTGATCCTCTGGCAGTCCCTTCTGATCGAACAGCAGAATGCGGCCAAAATGGCGGCGGAAACGGTGGTTCATTCACTTGGCATCGATATGGAGGCGAGGCTGGAATTCCGGCTCAAGGCCCTGCAACGGATGGCCGGGCGATGGGAGGCGGCCGGCGGACTTCCCGAGGGCAGCTGGCGGGCGGATGCCAATACCTACCTGCGGGAGGAAAAAATCTTCGAGTCCATCCAGCGGGTGGACTCCGCCCTGCGGGTCCGATGGGTCATGCCGGCCACGGGAAACACGGGCATCGTGGGCATGGACCTGGCCAAGGACAACCGCTGGCCCGCGGCGGCGGGCCTTCGCGAGGCTGCGGCGAAGCGGCAGAGCGTTCTTTCCCCGATCATCAGGATCAGGCAGGGCGGATGGGGTTTCGTGGCCTATGTGCCGGTATCGCTCCCCAGCGGGTTTGATGGTTTCACCGCAGGGGTGATCAATCTGGAGGATTTTCTGCGCGATATTGTTTCCGAGGCCCAGGGAAATGACTACTATATCAGTATCGTTTTTGATGACCAGCTCATCTACAGCAACATCACCAAGGATGTCGTGACGCCGCGGAAGATGGCTGAAAAATCGGTGACTTTCACCGGGAGGACGTTGCGGATCTCGGCGAGACCACGTGACAAGCCCGGCTTGAACGGGGGCACCGCACACATCATCTTGTTCACGGGGCTGGCGCTCTCCGCGGCGATGGGGATCGCGGTCCGCAGCCAGCAGATATCCAAGATCCGCGCCGCGGCCCTGCAGGATTCCTATCTCAAGCTGCAAACGACCCACTCCCTGTTGGAGGCTGCGGGGAGGATCTCGCGTTTGGGACATTGGGAAGTGATGCTTGATGGCAACAGCCCGGTCTGGTCGGACATGACCTACGCCATCCACGAGGTGCCGGCGGGCACTCCTGTTTCCTTGGACGAGGCGCTGGCATTTTTCGCGCCGGAGGGTCGCCAGATCATCCGCAACCACCTGCAGAGGAGTATCGAAACAGGAGAGCTTTTCGAATATGAGCTGCCGCTGACGACCCGTTCGGGCAATTCGATCTGGGTCTATTCCAGAGGCGAGCCGGTAAGCGACGGAAACGGAAAAGTGATCGGCCTGCGGGGCGTTCTCCAGGACATCAGCGAGCGCCACAGGGCCTCCGAACTGCTCATCCAACGGAACATCGAGCTCCAGGCAGCCACGCAGAAGGCGGAGAACGCGGACAAGGCGAAGGCCGAGTTCCTGGCAAACATGAGTCATGAGATCCGCACGCCGCTGAATGCGATGATCGGAATGTCGGATCTTCTCAATGACACGACCTTGGAGGATCAGCAGCGCGAGATGGTGAACACCGTCAGGCTCAGCGGGGACATTTTGCTGACACTCATCAACGATATCCTGGATTTCTCGAAAATCGAAGCCGGACGTCTGGAACTGGAGCGGGTGGCGGTGGACATCCATGAGTGCGTGGAGTCGGCGCTGGATATCGCCTCCTCACTGGCGTCCCACAAGAAGTTGGATCTGTTTTACTGGATCGATCCGGAGGTGCCGGGATGTCTGAAAGGCGACATGACCCGGCTGCGCCAGGTGCTGGTGAACCTCGTGACGAACGCGGTCAAATTCACCGAACAAGGGGAGGTGTTCGTAAAGATGACAAAACTGGGCGGAGGCGGGAAGGATCTCCTGCGGGTGTCCGTACGTGATACCGGGATAGGAATTCCCCCCGACAGGTTGCACCGTCTGTTCAAGGCGTTCAGCCAGGTGGACTCCTCGACCAGCCGCAAATTCGGCGGCACCGGCTTGGGACTTGCGATCTGTTACAAGATCGTTCACGTGATGGGTGGCAGGATCTGGGTGGACTCGGTGGAAGGACACGGAGCGGATTTTCAATTTGAAATACCCTTGGAATCGGCCGGCCTTGCGAAGCCCGCGATCTACCAACGGAGGGATCTGGAGGGAGTGAGGGTTCTGATCCTGGCTCAAAGCGGCACGAACCGCTGGATCCTGCGTGAACGGATGAACGCCTGGGGCATGCGGCCGAAAGAAGCCGCGGATCCGCTGGAGGCTCTCGAATGGATCGAACGGGGTGATCCTTTCGACATGGTGATCACGGCGGGCCACGCGCCTCTTGAGGATGGGTCCGGGTTCGCCACACGGATGCGGGAACTGCAGGCCCGGCGCAATCTTCCGGTGCTGGTTTTGTCCGCCACGGAAAGTTCCCGGGATGATGCGGGGCAGGGAGCCTCATCGCATGTGAGGGTGAAATCCGTCCGAGTTTCCACGCTTTTTGAAAGCATGAAAGCCAATCTTCCGACCGGAAGAAAGGTCCGGCAGGCGGTGCCGGAGGAGGAGAAGCTGTTCCTTTCGCACGACCACCCGTTGAAAATCCTCATCGCGGAGGACAACAAGGTCAACCAGAGGGTCATCACGCTTGTTCTGGAAAAACTGGGATACGGCTGTGAGATGACCGAAAACGGCCTGGAAGTTCTCGAGGCTTTGAAACGGAAAAGGTTCGATGTCCTCCTGCTTGACGTGCAGATGCCCGAGATGGACGGCCTCCAGGCGGCGCGGGAGATCTGCCGTCTGTATCCCCGGGACGAACGTCCCCGCATCATCGCGCTCACCGCGGACGTCAGCGCCGAGGACCGGGAAAGATGCATCGCCTCCGGCATGGATGATTATCTCAGCAAGCCTGTCCGGAGGGACGAGCTCGTGAAAGCGCTGAAGGTTGCTTACCGCACGAAATGCGAAAACGGCGCGGTCATTGAAATCTGA
- the murG gene encoding undecaprenyldiphospho-muramoylpentapeptide beta-N-acetylglucosaminyltransferase yields MSRSLKILIACGGTGGHLFPGIAVAEALLARGHEVLLLISEKKVDSEASAKYKHLTFKTMPAVAKPPTLSLRMLPFLWKMWGSVRHCRKVIRGFKADAVLGMGGFTSLPPVYAGHKMGLKTFIHDSNARPGRANVLTSRFCTRVFLGLEPAKSFFPNRETVTTGTPVRPEIIHLPSLEEAAATFGLEVGRPTIVVTGGSQGAKRLNELCAQAAASLPPQTQVLHIAGALDFQRVTEITQGREGYKVLGFCDQMPSAYAVADLVIARSGASSLTEISIAGHPSILVPFPYAADDHQTRNAEVFANAGASILVQERDLDAEKLAGLATSILQDLPTYKRMAKAAHALAVPDAADRVCAAIEATLTSS; encoded by the coding sequence GTGTCTCGATCCCTAAAAATTCTCATCGCCTGTGGCGGCACGGGCGGCCATTTGTTCCCCGGCATCGCCGTGGCGGAAGCCCTGCTCGCGCGGGGTCATGAAGTGCTCCTGCTGATCTCGGAGAAGAAGGTGGATTCCGAGGCATCGGCGAAGTACAAGCATCTGACCTTCAAGACCATGCCCGCGGTGGCAAAGCCGCCGACCTTGTCGTTGCGGATGCTGCCGTTTCTCTGGAAAATGTGGGGCAGCGTGAGGCATTGCAGGAAGGTCATCCGTGGATTCAAGGCGGATGCGGTGCTGGGAATGGGCGGCTTCACTTCATTGCCGCCGGTTTACGCGGGACACAAGATGGGGTTGAAGACGTTCATCCACGACTCCAACGCCCGGCCCGGTCGCGCGAATGTCCTGACGAGCCGTTTCTGCACACGGGTGTTCCTCGGTCTGGAACCGGCGAAGAGTTTTTTCCCGAATCGGGAGACCGTGACAACCGGTACACCGGTGCGCCCGGAAATCATCCATCTTCCTTCGTTGGAAGAGGCTGCAGCGACGTTCGGACTGGAGGTCGGCCGCCCCACCATCGTCGTCACCGGCGGCAGCCAGGGAGCGAAACGCCTGAACGAACTTTGCGCCCAGGCGGCCGCAAGCCTTCCACCCCAGACGCAGGTGCTCCACATCGCGGGAGCGCTTGATTTCCAACGGGTCACCGAAATCACCCAAGGCCGTGAAGGATACAAGGTGCTGGGGTTCTGCGACCAGATGCCATCCGCCTACGCCGTGGCGGATCTCGTCATCGCCCGATCCGGCGCTTCCAGCCTGACGGAGATCTCCATCGCCGGACACCCGTCCATTCTTGTTCCATTCCCGTATGCGGCGGACGACCACCAGACGCGGAATGCGGAGGTTTTCGCGAATGCCGGAGCTTCCATTCTCGTTCAAGAGCGTGATCTGGACGCGGAAAAGCTGGCCGGACTCGCAACTTCCATTTTGCAAGACTTGCCAACCTACAAACGCATGGCAAAAGCGGCCCACGCACTCGCCGTCCCCGACGCAGCGGACCGGGTGTGCGCCGCAATCGAAGCCACTCTCACCTCATCATGA
- the murC gene encoding UDP-N-acetylmuramate--L-alanine ligase: protein MTDLSQRLTDRSNPLHIHLIGVAGSGMSGLALLLLGMGHKVSGSDRVTTAETERMQGVGLIFSSPHAAAAVKGADLVVYSSAIKSDNPAYSAAKKAKIPLLRRAECLAAILHTKKGIVISGTHGKTTTSSMTAHVLREAGQKPSHYVGAEIPILGANAKWSKDGEHMVAEGDESDGTLALYHPEHAVILNIEAEHLDFYKGIDHIKEVFSKLADQTTGKLVYCAEDPVATEVCASRENAISYGWEDADYTATDIRDLKGSSAFTVKKNGVVLGDVELGIPGNHNILNSLAAIALADSCGAEFALVARALATFAGAKRRFETKYLSPAYRIIDDYGHHPSELAATLQTARSLKSKRIIVLFQPHRYSRTKALADDFGKVLQDADVVFVTDVYAASEKPIKGISGQTIVDAMQAHGDIPATYLPDLDTAHHALGHALQPGDLLITLGAGNVHEAGTRLAADLKILEEMRGLMPPGEIDGKLYEPMSRHTTLLVGGPAQFWIEPHSFYGFAFLVDYCRERGIPVRVVGRGSNLLVRDGGIRGAVIHPTGGVFSEVSVGTRGEITAGAGVRLKKLASIAGGSGIGGFEWMEGIPGNVGGALRMNAGAMGVETFDQVVRVTFLDEDGVIRTRERAEIVSQYRNVPELRRNFALQAVFKGKNDSAENIKARWDASREKRKLSQPIAASAGCTFKNLEYIPAGRVIDSLGLKGSTCGHAAVSEVHGNFVVNQGGATALEILTLIEFIQEKAQEERSVTLETEVKILGDDEPAF from the coding sequence ATGACCGATCTCAGCCAGCGCCTCACCGACCGGAGCAATCCGCTTCACATCCACCTCATCGGCGTGGCCGGTTCCGGCATGAGCGGACTTGCCCTGCTCCTGCTGGGAATGGGTCACAAGGTGAGTGGTTCGGACCGCGTGACCACGGCGGAAACCGAGCGCATGCAGGGCGTGGGTCTCATTTTCTCGTCGCCACACGCCGCCGCCGCCGTGAAGGGCGCGGACCTGGTGGTTTATTCCTCCGCGATCAAATCCGACAATCCGGCCTACTCCGCCGCGAAAAAAGCGAAGATCCCGCTGCTCCGCCGCGCCGAGTGCCTTGCCGCCATCCTGCATACGAAAAAAGGCATCGTCATCTCCGGAACACACGGCAAGACCACGACGTCCTCCATGACCGCCCATGTCCTGCGCGAGGCCGGCCAGAAGCCATCCCATTACGTAGGCGCGGAAATCCCGATCCTGGGAGCCAATGCGAAATGGTCGAAGGACGGCGAGCACATGGTCGCCGAAGGGGATGAATCCGATGGCACGCTCGCCCTCTACCACCCGGAGCATGCCGTCATCCTCAACATCGAGGCCGAGCATCTCGATTTCTACAAAGGCATCGACCACATCAAGGAAGTCTTTTCCAAGCTGGCGGACCAGACGACCGGGAAACTCGTTTACTGCGCCGAGGATCCGGTCGCGACGGAAGTCTGTGCCAGCCGTGAAAACGCCATTTCCTACGGCTGGGAAGATGCGGACTACACCGCCACGGACATCCGGGATCTCAAGGGCTCCTCCGCTTTCACCGTGAAGAAGAACGGCGTCGTTCTGGGCGATGTGGAACTGGGCATTCCCGGGAACCACAACATTCTCAACTCGCTGGCGGCCATCGCCCTGGCGGACAGTTGCGGCGCGGAGTTCGCCCTCGTCGCGCGGGCGCTCGCCACCTTTGCCGGAGCCAAGCGCCGTTTCGAAACCAAGTATCTTTCACCCGCCTACCGCATCATCGACGACTACGGCCACCACCCGTCCGAGCTCGCCGCCACGCTCCAGACGGCGCGTTCGCTGAAGTCGAAGCGCATCATCGTCCTGTTCCAGCCGCACCGTTATTCGCGGACGAAGGCGCTCGCGGATGATTTCGGCAAAGTCCTCCAGGATGCGGATGTTGTTTTTGTCACCGACGTTTACGCGGCGTCCGAGAAGCCCATCAAGGGCATCTCCGGCCAGACCATCGTGGATGCGATGCAAGCCCACGGCGACATCCCCGCGACGTACCTGCCGGACCTCGATACCGCACACCACGCGCTCGGACATGCCCTGCAGCCGGGGGACCTGCTGATCACGCTGGGCGCAGGAAACGTGCACGAAGCGGGCACCCGCCTCGCCGCGGACCTGAAGATCCTTGAGGAAATGCGCGGTCTCATGCCTCCCGGCGAGATCGACGGAAAGCTCTACGAGCCGATGTCGCGCCACACGACCCTGCTGGTGGGCGGACCGGCGCAATTCTGGATCGAGCCCCACAGCTTCTATGGCTTCGCCTTCCTCGTCGATTACTGTCGCGAGCGCGGCATCCCTGTCCGGGTGGTGGGCCGCGGGTCCAATCTTCTTGTCCGCGACGGGGGCATCCGCGGTGCCGTCATCCACCCGACAGGCGGCGTCTTCTCCGAAGTTTCCGTCGGCACCCGTGGGGAAATCACCGCCGGAGCCGGCGTGCGCTTGAAAAAGCTCGCCAGCATCGCGGGGGGCAGCGGAATCGGCGGCTTCGAATGGATGGAAGGCATCCCCGGCAATGTCGGAGGAGCGCTCCGCATGAACGCCGGAGCGATGGGTGTGGAAACCTTCGACCAGGTGGTGCGGGTCACCTTCCTCGATGAAGACGGCGTCATCCGCACCCGCGAGCGGGCGGAGATCGTCAGCCAGTACCGGAACGTCCCCGAACTGCGGCGGAACTTCGCCCTACAGGCCGTTTTCAAGGGCAAGAACGACAGTGCCGAGAACATCAAGGCCCGTTGGGACGCCTCGCGCGAGAAGCGGAAACTCTCACAGCCGATCGCCGCATCCGCTGGCTGCACGTTCAAGAATCTCGAATATATTCCGGCCGGCCGCGTGATCGACTCGCTCGGACTGAAAGGCTCCACCTGCGGTCACGCCGCGGTTTCGGAGGTGCATGGAAATTTCGTCGTCAACCAGGGCGGAGCCACCGCATTGGAAATCCTGACCCTCATCGAATTCATCCAGGAAAAAGCACAGGAAGAACGCAGCGTGACCCTCGAAACGGAGGTCAAGATCCTCGGCGATGACGAACCCGCCTTCTGA
- a CDS encoding D-alanine--D-alanine ligase: MLTGKKIAVLMGGPGAEREVSLVSGKAVLEALLDLGLDATPVDVTTTEIHLPEGTDLAYNVIHGTFGEDGQLQDAMERLGVPYTGAGPASSKLAIDKTLAKEKFVAAGVPTARSETVALAPGTIPTLTISAPLVIKPPLEGSSVGIQIVKSQADLPAALAKAAEKYGTVLVEEFIEGKELTVGILDGKAMPIVQITPPEGVYDMDSKYPWLSGKKGSEYQCPADLDLETTMAVQAAAAAAHRALGIEVYSRVDVLLDSENRPFVLEANTIPGMTATSLLPKSAAAAGIPFPELCVTIAELSLKLRS, encoded by the coding sequence ATGCTTACTGGAAAAAAAATCGCCGTCCTGATGGGTGGCCCCGGAGCCGAGCGGGAAGTCTCGCTGGTCTCGGGAAAAGCCGTGCTCGAGGCACTGCTGGATCTGGGCCTGGACGCCACGCCCGTCGATGTCACCACCACGGAGATCCATCTGCCGGAAGGTACCGACCTTGCCTACAACGTCATCCACGGGACATTCGGTGAAGATGGCCAGCTCCAGGACGCGATGGAGCGGCTGGGCGTGCCCTACACCGGCGCCGGTCCCGCCAGCAGCAAGCTCGCCATCGACAAAACCCTGGCGAAGGAAAAATTCGTCGCCGCCGGAGTGCCGACCGCACGTTCGGAAACGGTCGCACTCGCTCCCGGCACCATTCCAACCCTGACCATCAGCGCACCGCTCGTCATCAAGCCACCGCTCGAAGGGTCCAGCGTCGGCATCCAGATCGTCAAATCCCAGGCGGATCTCCCCGCCGCCCTCGCGAAGGCGGCGGAGAAGTACGGCACCGTCCTCGTCGAGGAGTTCATCGAAGGAAAAGAGCTGACCGTGGGCATTCTTGACGGCAAGGCCATGCCCATCGTCCAGATCACCCCACCCGAGGGGGTCTATGACATGGACAGCAAGTATCCATGGCTCAGCGGCAAAAAAGGCAGCGAATACCAATGCCCCGCCGATCTCGACCTGGAGACCACCATGGCCGTGCAAGCCGCCGCCGCCGCCGCGCACCGCGCGCTGGGCATCGAGGTTTACTCACGTGTCGATGTCCTGCTGGATTCCGAAAACCGGCCGTTCGTGTTAGAGGCGAACACCATCCCCGGTATGACTGCCACCAGCTTGTTGCCCAAATCCGCCGCCGCCGCCGGGATTCCCTTTCCCGAGCTCTGCGTGACCATCGCCGAGCTGTCGCTCAAACTCCGTTCCTGA
- a CDS encoding cell division protein FtsQ/DivIB, with the protein MFKRQTSKPRRRSRSQILEVRVMSPRIVWFGFLRIVGKLAKIACLLAILGGIGWGCWLGIQQAFYKNPDFRLQVIDLNPNPVIDEGGVAEVAEINLTGSLFDIDVDAVTAKLKAMPAIREAHVERHLPGKLVVRVSPRTPRAWISCPEAGLQDTRGAGAMLVDQDGVAYPCPELQLESAANLPCIQLPSSEEHPIQPGGRIPHPELAHCFRLLESARAADPDAIHWIDSVKQVNAWSLLLVTREGISATFGLGDHERQIASLRAAMDHSGEEGYDIATINLIPKHNIPITLRTEATPPRAVPIAEPTAGELREQRRSSDLKTLLNRN; encoded by the coding sequence ATGTTCAAACGCCAGACCAGCAAACCCCGCCGCCGCTCGCGCTCCCAGATTCTGGAAGTCCGCGTCATGTCGCCGCGCATTGTTTGGTTTGGTTTCCTCCGGATCGTGGGAAAGCTTGCCAAGATCGCCTGCCTTCTCGCCATTCTCGGCGGCATCGGCTGGGGATGCTGGCTCGGCATCCAGCAGGCGTTTTATAAAAATCCGGATTTCCGGCTGCAGGTCATCGACCTCAACCCGAATCCGGTTATCGACGAAGGTGGTGTGGCCGAGGTGGCGGAAATCAACCTGACCGGCAGCCTGTTCGACATCGACGTGGACGCGGTGACAGCAAAGCTCAAGGCGATGCCGGCCATTCGGGAAGCCCATGTCGAGCGGCACCTGCCGGGAAAACTCGTGGTCCGTGTCAGTCCCCGCACCCCCCGTGCCTGGATCTCCTGTCCGGAGGCGGGCTTGCAAGACACCCGCGGCGCCGGTGCGATGCTGGTCGATCAAGACGGTGTCGCGTACCCGTGTCCGGAACTGCAGCTTGAGTCCGCGGCAAACCTGCCATGCATCCAACTGCCTTCATCGGAGGAACACCCGATCCAACCCGGCGGCAGGATCCCGCACCCCGAACTCGCGCATTGTTTCCGGCTGCTGGAGTCCGCCCGCGCCGCCGATCCCGACGCCATCCACTGGATCGACTCGGTGAAACAGGTGAACGCATGGTCCCTGCTGCTCGTCACCCGTGAAGGCATCTCCGCCACCTTCGGGCTCGGAGACCACGAGCGCCAGATCGCCAGCCTGCGCGCCGCGATGGATCACTCGGGCGAGGAGGGTTACGACATCGCCACCATCAATCTCATTCCGAAGCACAACATCCCCATCACACTGCGGACCGAGGCCACGCCTCCCCGGGCGGTCCCCATCGCCGAGCCGACCGCAGGGGAGCTTCGCGAGCAGCGCCGCTCCAGCGATCTCAAGACCCTTCTCAACCGCAACTGA